One segment of Spiroplasma kunkelii CR2-3x DNA contains the following:
- the dxr gene encoding 1-deoxy-D-xylulose-5-phosphate reductoisomerase, whose product MRNIIVFGASGNIGQQALQIIESNPNDFQITAVSIYHNISVLIKILEKHSTIRIVHLGDETQQAILTAQYPNITFVTKEAGINVMLAAFPTALVLNAISGFVGLYPTLQTLYDKNRTLLLANKESLVVAGDLINNLLAKNNNKLYPIDSEHCAIFQCLDQTNPCSEIILTASGGMFANKTLADLKTIDEQQALQHPTWNMGQNITIDSSTMVNKGFEIIEAYHLFKTSKITVILHPQAILHSAVQYADFSIIGQLSKPSMLQVLNYFLYYPIRKNSSFLKPLNFEKLITLTFQKADLSRWKALQLAYRCLNENNSLAIAFNAANETLRSLFLSGRIKFYQIVDYIEYFMNQIKPQKLINYCEIKELNDIIKRDIINYFSEK is encoded by the coding sequence ATGCGAAATATTATTGTTTTTGGTGCGTCTGGAAATATTGGTCAACAAGCGTTACAAATTATTGAATCAAATCCAAATGATTTTCAAATTACAGCTGTTAGTATTTATCATAATATTTCAGTTCTAATTAAGATTTTAGAGAAACATAGCACAATTAGGATTGTTCATCTTGGTGATGAAACACAACAAGCTATTTTAACAGCGCAATATCCAAATATAACTTTTGTAACTAAAGAAGCAGGAATTAATGTAATGTTAGCTGCTTTTCCGACAGCTTTGGTTTTAAATGCAATTAGTGGTTTTGTAGGATTATACCCAACATTACAAACTTTATATGATAAAAACCGTACGTTATTATTAGCAAATAAAGAATCATTAGTAGTAGCAGGGGATTTAATTAACAATTTATTAGCAAAAAATAATAATAAATTATATCCAATTGATTCTGAGCATTGTGCTATTTTTCAATGTTTAGACCAAACCAACCCGTGTTCAGAAATTATTTTAACAGCTTCAGGGGGGATGTTTGCTAATAAAACATTAGCTGATTTAAAAACAATTGATGAGCAACAAGCTTTGCAACATCCAACTTGAAATATGGGACAAAATATTACCATTGATTCTTCAACAATGGTAAACAAAGGATTTGAAATTATAGAAGCTTATCATTTATTTAAAACTTCAAAAATCACTGTTATTTTACATCCACAAGCTATTTTACATTCAGCCGTACAATATGCCGATTTTTCAATTATTGGACAATTATCAAAACCTTCAATGTTACAAGTTTTAAATTATTTTTTATATTATCCAATTCGAAAAAATAGTTCGTTCTTAAAACCATTAAATTTTGAGAAATTAATAACCTTAACATTTCAAAAAGCTGATTTATCTCGTTGAAAAGCGCTACAATTAGCCTATCGTTGCTTAAATGAAAATAATTCATTAGCCATTGCTTTTAATGCAGCAAACGAAACATTACGTTCGCTTTTCTTATCCGGAAGAATTAAATTTTATCAAATTGTTGATTATATTGAATATTTTATGAATCAAATTAAACCGCAAAAATTAATTAATTATTGTGAAATCAAAGAATTAAATGATATCATTAAAAGAGATATTATTAATTATTTTTCTGAAAAATAA
- a CDS encoding phosphatidate cytidylyltransferase — MINNQEDNVHVNENEKSTGDYNLTNKASKSKEHKDMFQKKYVARHITFYLLLVFLGLYLFTGAIATEWHGNVPHIEIANYVFIGINAVILGLVNYEILRLVGETKWPIYTQVITYLLIIFLFLFPAESIATEYGGIGSINYPFYTLLNWNWLKPWIIFVIYLCAILGYYCLVFSSKEITFSKMTLILIFTLYLTFALKAMNKFMLNPAYGWSSVVWLALIIILTDTFAFVGGVTYGKHKLAPTISPNKTWEGAVTGIILAAVIAITYAILMFHFATSNHWVFNFFSNDNDQNVMRYVIYFLLAFVLSILSQLGDLSFSWIKRRYNIKDFSNLLPGHGGILDRLDSFSLVFFLMFIISNIVLQR, encoded by the coding sequence GTGATAAACAATCAGGAAGATAATGTTCATGTTAATGAAAATGAAAAATCAACAGGAGATTATAATTTAACAAATAAAGCGTCAAAAAGTAAAGAACATAAAGATATGTTTCAAAAAAAATATGTTGCTCGTCATATTACATTTTATTTGTTATTAGTCTTTTTAGGTTTATATTTATTCACAGGGGCAATTGCAACAGAATGACATGGTAATGTTCCACATATTGAAATTGCTAATTATGTTTTTATTGGCATTAATGCTGTTATTTTAGGTTTAGTTAACTATGAAATTTTGCGGTTAGTTGGAGAAACAAAGTGACCAATTTATACTCAAGTCATTACATATTTATTAATAATTTTTTTATTTTTGTTTCCAGCTGAATCAATCGCAACAGAATATGGTGGAATCGGTTCAATTAATTACCCATTTTATACATTATTAAATTGAAATTGATTAAAACCCTGAATTATTTTTGTTATTTATTTATGTGCGATTTTAGGATATTATTGTTTAGTATTTAGTTCAAAAGAAATTACTTTTAGTAAAATGACATTAATTTTAATTTTTACCTTGTATTTAACTTTTGCTTTAAAAGCAATGAATAAATTTATGTTAAATCCTGCTTATGGTTGAAGTAGTGTGGTATGATTAGCATTAATTATTATTTTAACTGATACTTTTGCGTTTGTTGGCGGTGTTACTTATGGAAAACATAAATTAGCGCCAACAATATCTCCAAACAAAACATGAGAAGGTGCTGTAACGGGAATAATCTTAGCAGCAGTAATTGCAATTACTTATGCTATTTTAATGTTTCATTTTGCAACTAGTAACCATTGGGTTTTTAACTTTTTCTCAAATGATAATGATCAAAATGTAATGCGTTATGTCATTTATTTTCTGTTAGCGTTTGTATTAAGCATTTTGTCACAATTAGGCGATTTATCATTTTCATGAATTAAACGTCGTTATAATATTAAAGATTTTAGTAATTTATTGCCTGGCCATGGTGGTATTTTAGATCGTTTGGATTCATTTTCATTAGTCTTTTTTCTAATGTTTATTATTTCAAATATAGTGTTACAACGATAA
- a CDS encoding PolC-type DNA polymerase III has product MMDQQLIKLFTANNLEFIGNYFDDAKVIKAEYSISEGFFRVVIEINDFLPLEVLLKLEQTLLENETLPTKISLRVRKEQYELETIFSYLEYIRLNKSELKNSFFSKLSPERFALTDNILKITVHSESEQKLVGEHCNYYQKKLRRYGFSDLQLALVIHLRENNILEINEQELMKYQEIVQKTEQLISKPTNVTNPVRRELNSYQRAKNGKASYERLIDIDQDAPNVTIYGKILSKKRQLISTKKFIYVITITDYSDTIGAKFFTRTEQPDDFIEELKTNEWVSLFGDIRYDTYANEQMFFIKKIYRLESEDLYREDNAPEKRVELHLHTKMSVMDGVTDLTMLFKTLAHWNHKAIAFTDHLNVQAYPEIYNLNKKYPDVKVIYGVEADVLNDKVWYVKNPHHHNLWTAKYVIFDLETTGLSSRYDEIIEFGAVIMDGISGERQTINHLFKPSVKLSSFTTELTGITDELLADKPTFIEWIDQILEYFKDAILIAHNAEFDLGFIQSWLKKAGRSEINNTVIDTLQLSRILEPHLKNYRLGTIACCYNVIYNEEVAHRGDYDAIVLTDIYEHQLRKMINTYNIEFDDDIEKIHDPAVYKKLRPKHMTILAKNQVGLLELFKLITAAHTKYFYLSPKLLRSVIEQHRSNLLIGSSCVNGDVFEVAQNKDASELAETIKFYDYVEIQPPNVYKHLVQMGNLSEERLLTVIKDIIFTAKKLNKLVVATGDVHYLNPEDKIFREVYINAKGIGGRLHPLYDYKQRVTDNPDQFLRTTMEMMNEFKFLNNDELIYEIVVTNPNLISDQIEKVEIIKDKLYTPKIEGSDQLLKELCYKNAYKIYGKSLPEIVASRLERELNAIIKHGFAVIYWIAHKLVDKSLQDGYLVGSRGSVGSSFVATMSNITEVNPLQPHYLCSYCSYSEFIVDGSVKCGYDLPVRTCPKCQKLLKGEGHDIPFETFLGFEADKVPDIDLNFSGEYQPIAHDFTKEMFGERSVYRAGTISTVAEKTAYGYVKGYFESKNILHLKRRAELERIAKGCEGVKRTTGQHPGGIVVIPNEYEVEAFTPVNFPADDIKSNWLTTHFDFHAIHDNVLKLDILGHVDPTALRMLQDLTGVDPKTIPTNDEAVLSLFRSLDVLNIKSEDINDEKTGAIGIPEFGTFFVRKMLLDTKPTSFADLVQISGLSHGTDVWIGNAQELIRNQNISISEVIGCRDDIMVNLIYKRLPAQSAFKIMEDVRKGKGLTTEHEQLMRDNNVEQWYIDSCNKIKYMFPKAHATAYVLMAWRVAWYKINYPVEYYATFFSTRTDVFDIKTILKGAETIKQVLHDIQTRLDNKDFNAPNKPTQKEKDLIPVYEVALEMYARGIKMSNIDLKTSRNKNFTVITNENNEKIILPPFSAIDGLGGAVGDSIINARHEKPFLSIVDLQKRTNITKAHLESFEELGILKDLSLDDQIAFEF; this is encoded by the coding sequence ATGATGGACCAACAATTGATAAAACTATTTACAGCAAATAATTTAGAATTTATTGGAAATTATTTTGATGATGCTAAAGTCATTAAAGCAGAATATAGTATTAGTGAAGGCTTTTTTCGTGTTGTGATTGAAATTAATGATTTTTTACCACTAGAAGTTTTACTAAAATTAGAACAAACTTTATTAGAAAATGAAACATTACCCACAAAGATTTCTTTACGGGTTCGCAAAGAACAATACGAATTAGAAACTATTTTTAGTTATTTAGAATATATTCGATTAAATAAATCGGAATTAAAAAATAGTTTTTTTAGTAAATTATCCCCAGAACGTTTTGCTTTAACTGATAATATTTTAAAAATTACTGTTCATTCGGAAAGTGAACAAAAATTAGTGGGTGAACATTGTAATTATTATCAAAAAAAACTTCGCCGCTATGGTTTTAGTGATTTACAATTAGCCCTAGTAATTCATTTACGAGAAAATAATATTTTAGAAATTAATGAACAAGAATTAATGAAATATCAAGAAATAGTGCAAAAAACAGAACAGTTAATTTCTAAACCAACCAATGTGACTAATCCAGTTCGAAGAGAATTAAATAGTTATCAGAGAGCAAAAAATGGAAAAGCAAGTTATGAACGGTTAATTGATATTGATCAAGATGCTCCGAATGTGACAATTTATGGAAAAATTTTAAGTAAAAAACGACAGTTAATTTCAACAAAGAAATTTATTTATGTAATAACAATTACTGATTATAGTGATACAATTGGCGCAAAATTTTTTACTCGAACAGAACAACCAGATGATTTTATTGAAGAATTAAAAACGAATGAATGAGTTAGTCTTTTTGGCGATATTCGGTATGATACTTATGCTAATGAACAAATGTTTTTTATTAAAAAAATTTATCGTTTAGAGAGTGAAGATTTATATCGTGAAGATAATGCGCCTGAAAAACGCGTGGAGTTACATCTCCATACTAAAATGAGTGTTATGGATGGAGTAACAGATCTTACAATGCTTTTTAAAACATTAGCACATTGGAACCATAAAGCAATTGCTTTTACTGACCATTTAAATGTTCAAGCTTATCCAGAAATTTATAATCTTAATAAGAAATATCCTGATGTTAAAGTTATTTATGGTGTTGAAGCAGATGTTTTAAATGATAAAGTCTGATATGTTAAAAACCCGCATCATCATAATTTATGAACTGCAAAATATGTTATTTTCGACTTAGAAACAACTGGCTTAAGTAGTAGATATGATGAAATCATTGAATTTGGTGCGGTTATTATGGATGGTATTAGTGGTGAACGTCAAACAATTAATCATTTGTTTAAACCATCCGTTAAGTTATCATCATTTACAACTGAATTAACAGGAATTACAGATGAATTATTAGCGGATAAACCAACTTTTATTGAATGAATTGACCAAATTTTAGAATATTTTAAGGATGCAATTTTAATTGCACATAATGCTGAGTTTGACCTTGGTTTTATTCAATCGTGATTAAAAAAAGCTGGACGCTCAGAAATTAATAACACAGTAATTGATACTTTACAATTATCACGGATTTTAGAACCACATTTGAAAAATTATCGGTTGGGAACAATTGCTTGTTGTTATAATGTTATTTATAATGAAGAAGTTGCTCACCGTGGCGATTATGATGCAATTGTTTTAACAGACATCTATGAGCATCAGCTACGGAAAATGATTAATACTTATAATATTGAGTTTGATGATGATATTGAGAAAATTCATGACCCTGCTGTTTATAAAAAACTGCGACCAAAACATATGACAATTTTAGCAAAAAATCAGGTAGGTTTATTAGAATTATTTAAACTAATAACTGCTGCGCATACTAAATATTTTTACTTATCACCAAAATTATTACGAAGTGTAATTGAACAACATCGTAGTAATTTATTGATTGGGTCATCATGTGTTAATGGTGATGTTTTTGAAGTGGCACAAAATAAAGATGCATCGGAATTAGCAGAAACAATTAAGTTTTATGATTATGTTGAAATTCAACCTCCTAATGTATATAAACATTTAGTTCAAATGGGGAATTTATCAGAAGAACGATTATTAACAGTCATTAAAGATATTATTTTTACAGCAAAAAAATTAAATAAATTAGTTGTTGCTACTGGTGATGTGCACTATCTTAACCCAGAAGATAAAATTTTCCGTGAAGTTTATATTAATGCAAAAGGAATTGGTGGCCGTCTCCATCCTTTATATGATTATAAGCAACGAGTAACTGATAATCCTGATCAGTTTTTAAGAACAACAATGGAAATGATGAATGAATTTAAGTTTTTAAATAATGATGAATTAATTTATGAAATTGTAGTAACAAATCCAAATTTAATTTCTGACCAAATTGAAAAAGTTGAAATTATTAAAGATAAATTATATACACCTAAAATTGAGGGTAGTGATCAATTATTAAAAGAATTATGTTATAAAAATGCTTATAAAATTTATGGTAAGTCATTACCAGAAATTGTTGCATCACGCTTAGAACGTGAATTAAATGCTATTATTAAGCATGGTTTTGCTGTTATTTACTGAATTGCACATAAATTAGTTGATAAATCATTGCAAGATGGCTATTTAGTCGGGTCGCGGGGAAGTGTTGGTAGTAGTTTTGTTGCAACAATGAGTAATATTACTGAAGTAAATCCATTACAACCACATTATTTATGTTCTTATTGTAGTTATAGTGAATTTATTGTTGATGGTTCAGTTAAGTGTGGATATGATTTACCAGTTCGTACTTGTCCAAAGTGTCAAAAACTATTAAAAGGGGAAGGACATGATATTCCCTTTGAAACATTTTTAGGGTTTGAAGCAGATAAAGTTCCGGATATTGATTTAAACTTTTCAGGAGAATATCAGCCAATTGCACATGACTTTACTAAAGAAATGTTTGGAGAACGTAGTGTTTATCGTGCCGGAACAATTTCAACGGTGGCAGAAAAAACTGCATATGGTTATGTGAAAGGTTATTTTGAAAGTAAAAATATTTTACATTTAAAACGTCGCGCAGAATTAGAACGAATTGCCAAGGGTTGTGAGGGAGTTAAACGAACAACTGGACAACATCCAGGTGGAATTGTTGTTATTCCAAATGAATATGAAGTTGAGGCATTTACACCAGTTAATTTTCCTGCTGATGATATCAAATCAAATTGATTAACAACTCATTTTGATTTCCACGCAATTCATGATAATGTTTTAAAGTTAGATATTTTAGGTCATGTTGACCCAACTGCTTTGCGAATGCTGCAAGATTTAACGGGAGTGGATCCAAAAACAATTCCAACAAATGATGAAGCGGTTTTAAGTCTTTTTCGAAGTTTAGATGTTTTAAACATTAAATCAGAAGATATTAATGATGAAAAAACTGGTGCAATTGGTATCCCTGAATTTGGTACTTTTTTTGTTCGTAAGATGTTATTAGATACAAAACCAACTTCATTTGCAGATTTAGTCCAAATTTCAGGATTGTCACACGGAACAGATGTTTGAATTGGCAATGCCCAAGAATTAATTCGAAATCAAAATATTAGTATTTCAGAAGTAATTGGATGTCGTGATGATATTATGGTTAATTTAATTTATAAAAGGTTACCTGCTCAAAGTGCTTTTAAGATTATGGAAGATGTTCGAAAGGGAAAGGGGTTAACAACTGAACATGAACAATTAATGCGGGATAATAATGTTGAACAATGATATATTGATTCGTGTAATAAAATTAAGTATATGTTCCCAAAAGCCCATGCAACAGCCTATGTCTTAATGGCGTGACGAGTAGCATGATATAAAATTAATTATCCAGTTGAATATTATGCAACATTTTTTTCAACTCGAACAGATGTTTTTGATATTAAAACAATTTTAAAAGGAGCAGAAACAATCAAACAAGTTTTACACGATATTCAAACTCGTTTGGATAATAAAGATTTTAATGCTCCCAATAAACCAACACAAAAAGAAAAAGATTTAATTCCCGTTTATGAAGTAGCATTAGAAATGTATGCCAGAGGAATTAAAATGAGCAATATTGATTTAAAAACAAGTCGAAATAAAAATTTTACCGTTATTACAAATGAAAATAATGAAAAAATTATTTTACCGCCATTTTCTGCAATTGATGGTTTGGGCGGAGCTGTTGGCGATAGTATTATTAATGCTCGCCATGAAAAACCATTTTTATCAATTGTTGATTTACAAAAACGAACAAATATTACAAAAGCTCATTTAGAATCATTTGAAGAACTTGGAATTTTAAAAGATTTATCATTAGATGATCAAATTGCTTTTGAGTTTTAA
- a CDS encoding site-2 protease family protein yields the protein MSAGMVVLGFVIGIIILLMLVTIHEFAHFIIAKLAGAYVYEFAIGFGPKIFSWGKKETRYSIRIFPFGGYVYIASQLVDPPKGREEEEVPEERKMENIAKWKCLIFIVAGALMNFFIAVFIFTTTFAALNYKPSDMTYWGAKYDSNGAAYAALKTSGQNVAQDIVILDYWLGPNIEKLKVVQEYYRVNKKDKADNKENNILSSHVGTVDKIPTYQTTVFNFIKNLKQQYDNSNNDEKINYITIAFACVNSKQEVITASDGLFQTEPVKLTETNNTYTVGIRAPDRQFASTTQAYSYGWGETFRQSVTILKSFELLFTGQWNQLSGPVGIARTVSSMLTERPALFFMYVAMLSANLFVLNLIPIPPLDGYKFFETSIEGIVGGVKRLNGRVRIWKKRRDPAQQKVLLEEYQTKEQKWQLPYKAKIIINVTGTIVFILLFIGITIKDVFF from the coding sequence ATGTCAGCAGGAATGGTGGTTTTAGGTTTTGTAATTGGGATTATAATTTTATTAATGTTAGTTACAATTCATGAATTTGCACATTTTATTATTGCGAAATTAGCGGGAGCATATGTCTATGAATTTGCAATTGGTTTTGGTCCCAAAATTTTTTCTTGAGGAAAAAAAGAAACTCGTTATTCAATCCGAATTTTTCCTTTTGGAGGATATGTTTATATTGCAAGTCAATTAGTTGATCCACCAAAAGGGCGTGAAGAGGAAGAAGTTCCTGAAGAACGAAAAATGGAAAATATTGCAAAATGAAAATGCTTAATTTTTATTGTCGCAGGAGCTTTAATGAATTTTTTTATTGCTGTTTTTATTTTTACCACAACTTTTGCGGCATTAAATTATAAACCATCTGATATGACATATTGAGGAGCTAAGTATGATTCTAATGGTGCAGCATATGCTGCACTAAAAACTAGTGGTCAAAATGTTGCTCAAGATATTGTGATTTTAGATTATTGATTAGGTCCTAATATTGAAAAACTTAAAGTAGTACAAGAATATTATCGTGTTAATAAGAAAGATAAAGCTGATAATAAGGAGAATAATATTTTATCAAGTCATGTGGGAACAGTAGATAAGATTCCAACTTATCAAACAACAGTTTTTAATTTTATTAAAAATTTAAAACAACAATATGATAATAGTAATAATGATGAAAAAATTAATTATATTACTATTGCTTTTGCTTGTGTAAATAGTAAACAAGAAGTTATAACGGCTTCGGATGGTTTATTTCAAACTGAACCAGTTAAGTTAACAGAAACCAACAATACTTATACAGTCGGAATTAGAGCTCCTGATCGTCAGTTTGCTTCAACTACGCAAGCATATAGCTATGGTTGAGGAGAAACATTTAGACAATCAGTGACAATTTTAAAATCATTTGAATTATTATTTACTGGTCAGTGAAATCAATTATCTGGTCCAGTTGGAATTGCAAGAACAGTTTCTTCAATGTTAACAGAAAGACCAGCTCTTTTCTTTATGTATGTGGCCATGTTATCTGCTAATTTATTTGTTTTGAACTTAATTCCAATCCCACCATTAGATGGATACAAGTTTTTTGAAACATCAATTGAAGGAATAGTTGGTGGAGTAAAACGCTTAAATGGTCGGGTAAGGATTTGAAAGAAACGCCGTGATCCAGCGCAACAAAAAGTATTATTAGAAGAATATCAAACAAAAGAGCAAAAATGACAGTTACCGTATAAGGCAAAGATTATTATTAATGTAACGGGAACAATAGTCTTTATTTTATTATTTATTGGAATAACAATTAAAGATGTCTTTTTTTAA